DNA sequence from the Streptomyces cinnabarinus genome:
GGCGGGCACGGAGCATGTGCAGCACAGCGCGGGTCCGGTGCCGCTGGTGGACGTGGTCCGGGCGGCGGTGAGCGAGATCGAGCGGTACGAGCGGGTCCGGATCGCCTCGCTCCCTCCCCACGCGCACATCGCGGGCTTCGCGGCGGACGACCTCTCGCATCTGCTGGCCGAACTGATGGAGAACGCCACCTCGTTCTCCCCGCCGGACCTGCCCGTCGAGATCTCCGGCTGGCTCCTGGAGAACGGCGAGGTCATGCTCTCCGTCCAGGACGAGGGCATCGGGATGACGGACGACCGCCTGACCCGCCTGAACGCCCGCCTGTCCGGCTTCGACCCCGAGGCGACCTACGACCAGGAGGGCGAGGAGGGCCTCGGTCTCGGCCTCTACGTCGTCGCCCGCCTGGCCCACCGCCACGGCGTCCGAGTCCAGCTCCGCGACCAGAAGCAGGGCGGAGTGACGGCGGTGGCGGTCCTCCCGGAGCACCTCCTGGCCCCGGCCCAGCCCTCCGCGGTACCGGCCACGGGCCCCATGTCCGCCTCCCCGCACACCGTCTCCCTCCCCGGCGCGAACGCGGAGGCCAACTCCAACGTCCTGCACGGCACCCGGGGCGACCGCCTGGTGGCGCTGGCCGAAAAGGTCCTCGAGAACGCGGGCCGGCCGGCGGAGTCCCGCCCGAGGCCCGAGGAACCGGCCCCCGAGACTCCGGCGGAAACCACGATGGAGCTCCTCCTGCCGGAGGCAACAGAACCCGAGCCCGCGACGCCGGGCACGGACCAGGCACCGGAGTCGGCGAAGCCCGCAGCCGCCGACGGCGAGTCCGCCCCGCAGGGGTCACCCGCACCCGACGACGAAAGTGGTACGGGTGGTGCGGGTGAGAACCCGGAGGCCGATGGCGAAGCCGAGACGGAACACGAGCGCGCCACCGAGGACGAGCTCACCGCCAAGGGCCTCCCCAAGCGCACCCCGAAGATCACCACACCCACCCACACACCGCGTCAGCGAACGACAAGCGTCGACGCCGACGCCCTGCGCCGCAGACTGGGCGGCTTCCGCCGGGGGGCAGAGGCCGGCTACCGCGACGTAGAAGCAGAGATCGCCGAACAGACGGGCCGGACAACGGCACCGCAATCGGAAGAAGCCACGGGGGGCACAGTCGAGGAGGCAAGCAGTTGACCGCGCCCAGTACCTTCGGACTGAGCAGTGAAGCCCGCAACCTGCACTGGCTGCTGACCAACCTGGTAGAGGAAGTCCCCGGCATCGAATCGGTCGCCGTGGTCTCCTCCGACGGCCTGCTCCTGCTCTCCTCGGACCCGGACAGAAACGAGGCGGCCAAGGCACAGCGCACGCGCAAGGGCCCTCGCGGCTCCTCCGCCGACCTCGCCACCGTCGTTTCCGGCATTGGCAGCCTCACCATCGGCGCCGCCCGGCTCATGGAGTACGGCGGCGTGAAGCACACGATGGTCGCGATGGACGAGGGCAGCCTGTTCGTGATGTCCATCAGCGACGGCTCCCTGCTCGGCGTCCACGGCTCCGCCGACTGCGACATGAGCGTGGTCGCCTACCACATGGCCCTGTTCGTCGGCCGCGCCGGCCACGTCCTGACCCCCGAACTCCGCAGCGAGCTACGAAAATCCCTGGAAGCCGAGTCGACCGGGAGCACCCGATGAGCAGCGGCACACCGAACAAGCTCCCCGTCCGCGGCGGCGACCGCAAGCCCGCCCGCGTACGCCCCTACTCGCTCACCGGCGGCCGTACCCGCTTCGGCCACGTCCTCCTCGTGGAGACGTTCGTGGCCGCGTTGGAGGCCCCGGAGGAGCGCAAGGAGCTGGCGAATGGTTCCCTCAGCACCCGGGTCATGCCGGAGCTGATGGCCATCGTCGAACTGTGCCGCCGGATGCGCACGGTGGCCGAGATCGCCGCGCTGCTGAAGATGCCGCTCGGTGTCGTCCGCGTCCTCCTCAGCGACCTCGCGGACCAGGGAAAGATCCGTGTGTACGGCACCGGCACCGGTCACGGCACCGGCCGCCCGGACCGCGCTCTGCTCGAAAGGGTGCTGAGTGGACTCCGTCGTCTCTGAAGCCAGAGAACTCACCGAAGCCGGCGAACCAGCCGAAGCCACCGACGAGGACCTGAAGTCCTGGCAGACGGACCGTACCCGCGCCCCCATAGCCACGAAGATCGTCGTCGCGGGCGGGTTCGGCGTCGGCAAGACCACCCTGGTCACCGCCGTCTCGGAGATCACGCCCCTGCAGACCGAGGCGCTGATGACCGAGGCGAGCGAGGAGACCGACGATCTCACCGCCACGCCGGAGAAGCTGACCACCACCGTGGCCATGGACTTCGGCCGCATCACGCTCGACGACGACCTGGTGCTCTACCTCTTCGGCACCCCGGGCCAGCAGCGGTTCTGGTTCATGTGGGACGACCTGGTGCGCGGCGCGATCGGCGCGGTCGTGCTGGCCGACACCCGGCGGCTGAAGGACTGTTTCCCGGCGCTGGACTACTTCGAGAGCTGCGGGCTGCCGTACGTCGTCGCGGTCAACCACTTCGACGGCAGTGAGCGGTTCGAGCCGGAGGACGTGCGGGAGGCGCTCACCATCCCGGCACACATACCTGTCATGATCATGGATGCGCGGCGCCGGATCTCGGCGATCGAGACCCTGCTGGCCCTGGTGGGCCACGCGCTGGACGAAACCCCCGAGTAGGAGAACTGCCCCGCATGCGGAAGATACTCGTCGTCGGGGCCGGCCAGTCCGGCCTCCAGCTCGCCCTCGGACTCCAGTCGAACGGGTACGAGGTCACGCTCATGTCCAACCGGACCGCGGACGAGATCCGCACCGGCCGGGTCATGTCGACGCAGTGCATGTTCGACACCGCCCTCCAGCACGAGCGCGATCTCCAGCTGAACTTCTGGGAGTCCCAGGCCCCGAAGATCGAAGGACTCGGCATCTCGGTGGCGGCCCCGGGCTCCTGGGCCGAGGGCCCGGCGGCCCGCGCGATCGACTGGCTGGGCCGGCTCGACGGGTACGCCCAGTCCGTGGACCAGCGGGTGAAGATGGCCGGCTGGATGGAGACCTTCGCCCAGCGCGGCGGCCAGCTGGTCATCCACGGCGCGGCGGTCGGGGACCTCGACTACTTCTCCCGTACGTACGACCTGGTGCTGGTGTCGGCGGGCAAGGGCGAGCTGGTGTCCATGTTCGCCCGGGACCCGGAGCGCTCCCCGTACACCGAGCCGCAGCGCGCCCTCGCGGTGGCCTATGTCCACGGCCTCGGCCCGCGCCCCGAGCACCCGGAGCTGGAGGCGGTCCGCTGCTCCCTGGTGCCCGGTGTCGGTGAGCTGTTCATCATGCCGACGCTCACCACCTCCGGCCGCGCCGACATCCTGTTCTGGGAGGGCATACCCGGCGGCCCGCTGGATGTCTTCAACGGCGTCAAGGACCCGGCGGAGCACCTCTCCCTGACCCTGGAACTCATGGAGAGGTTCACGCCCTGGGAGTACGCGCGGGCGACGAAGGTCGAACTGACCGACGCCGGCGGCACGTTGGCCGGCCGCTACGCACCCACGGTCCGCAACCCGATCGGCCGCCTGCCCGGCGGTGGCCTGGTCCTCGGTGTCGCCGACGTCGTCGTGGCCAACGACCCGATCACCGGTCAGGGCTCCAACTCCGCGTCCAAGTGCGCCGCCGCGTACCTCGCGTCCATCCTCGAACACGGTGACAAGCCGTTCGACGAGGAGTGGATGCAGTCGACGTTCGACCGCTACTGGGAGACGGCCCAGCACGTCACCAAGTGGACCAACGCCATGCTCGCCCCGCCGCCGGAGCACATCCTGAACCTCATCGGCGCGGCCGGCCAGATCCAGCCCGCGGCGGACCGTTTCGCCAATGCCTTCAACAACCCGGCCGACGTGGAGAACTTCTTCTACGACCCGGAGAAGACCGCGGCTTACCTGGCCTCCCTGGCCTGATCCCCGTCCGGGCGTACGGCCCCGAGAATCGGGTGGGTGGCGATCGGGGAGACCTTGACCCGCTCACCCGTCCTCGGGGCCTCGACCACCTCGCCCGCGCCCAGATACATCGCCACATGCGTGGCGTCGCGGTGATAGACGACCAGGTCACCCGGCCGCAGTTCGTCCAGCGGCACCCTCGGGAGCCGCTCCCACTGCTCCTGGCTGGTGCGCGGGATCGAGGTCCCCGCGTGGTCCCACGCCTGCGAGGTGAGCCCCGAGCAGTCGTACGTCCGCGGCCCCTCGGCGCCCCATTCGTACGGCTTCCCGAGCTGCCGCACGGCGTACCCCACCGCCTTCTCGCCCGCGCTCGACGGCTCGGCGGGCCCGGCGCCCAGCGCCCCGGAGGTGACGAGGTCCCGCTGCGCCTCCTCGACGCCCTTCTCCTCCAACTCGCCGATGTCCACGAGCTGTTCGGCGGTGAGCGAGGCGAGCATCTCCTCGACGTCGGTCAGCCGCCCGCGCACCTCGTCCCGGTCCTTCTTCTGCCGCTCGGCGAGTGCGAGCTGCTTGTCGAGGGCGGTACGCGCCTTGCGCGCCAGCTCGTCGGCCTTCTTCTCGCTGCCGGTCAGCCGCCCCACCGTCTCGGCCCGCTCCCGCGCCAACTGCCCGATCACATGCCCCTGTTCGAGCGCGTGCTGCGGCGAACGGGCCAGCAGCAGCCGTACGTACGAGGAGATCTCGGTGCTGCCCTGGTACTGCTGCCGGGCCAGCCGCCCCGCCGCGCCCCGGCTGTCGTGCAGCGAGAGCCGCACCCGGGAGAGTTCCCCGTCCAGCCGCCTGACCTCGGCGCGCTGTGCCTTGAGCTTCTCCTCGGTGGCGTTGTACGTCTCGGTGGCGCGTTCCGCCTCCCGGTACAGACGCTGAAGGTCCGTCAGAAGCCGGGCCACCGACGGCTCGCCGGGTTCCGGGACGGCCACCGCGGGCAGCGGCACGAGGACGGTGCCGGCCGCCAGCGCCGCCGTGCACACCAGACGCGTAAGCCTTCCTGACACGTCATCACCTCCGGTGCGGGCAGCCTCTCTGCTCCGCACCGTGAGCATCGAACGGGGGCGCCGGGTCCGCGCGCCGGGTGTGCGCGGTTCGGCGCAACGAGGTCACCCGTCCGCGTCGTCCGGCTTGCCGCCCGGCGTGGCGTCTGGCTTCGCCCACGGCCACTTCAGCTTGTGCGTGTGCCGCCCCTCGGGGTCGTAGAGGTACTTCCAGCGCCGGCTGAGCCCGACCTGGCGGCCCTCGACGCGCGGGACACGGCTGTAGACCAGCACGGCGGGCGGCCCGCCGTCGGGGTCCGGGACGGGGATGCGGTACGTCTTGGGCGGGTGCCCGGTGATCCCGAGCAGTACGGGCAGCACGCGCCCGTCCATGGGCCCGCCCTCGAAGGGGGTGTCTTCGCTCTTCACGGGACCAGTGTCAGCCATCCCCGCCCAGGGCCTTGACCAGGGCCGCGGTCTGCGGGTCACGGGCGCCGGTGACCGAGAGCACGGCGATGAACTGGTCGACGAGCCAGTCGCGCAGCTCGGTCACGGGCGGCTGCTTGCCCTCGTCGAGCCAGAGCAGGGAGGCCGCCTCGCACGAGGTGATCCACAGCTTGACGGTCATCCGCAGCAGCAGGCCCGGATCGCTGACGGCCAGATGACTGAGGATGTGTTCGGCGGCGGCCCGGCGCACCCCGTCGACGATCGACGTGGTCCGGGAGGTCTCCACGACGCTGCCGCCCTGCAGCAGGGCGCTGAACCCGGCGTCGTGCTGGTCGACGAAGGCGAGGTACCGGTCGAGGGCCCGCCCGAGCCGCTCGAGCAGCGGGCCCTCCCGCGGCTCGTCGAAGCACTGCTCGAGCTCCTCGGCGGCGGACCGCAGGGCGGCCTCGTAGAGCTGCTGCTTCCCGCCGGGGAAGTACCGGTACACCAGGGGCCGCGACACTCCGGCCGCCTCCGCCACGTCGTCGAGCGACACCTCTTCCGGCGCCCGGTGGGCGAACAGGGACAACGCGGCCGCGAGCAGCTGACTGCGCCGCTCCTCGACACTGAGACGTCGATAGGCGGGACTGGGTGCCGAGGGGCTCATGACGTGCAGACTAACCGCTGCACCGGCACCCGGGCCGTCCTGTACCGGCCTGTTCGAGCCGCTTCCTAGGCCAGCAGCCCCGACGACTTCCACAGCCGCCGCCCGACCCCCCGCAGCACCCCGATGTCGTCCAGGAAGTCGGTCAGCCGCTTCGCCCCCGTCTGCATGACCTCCCGCCGATGCCCACTCGCCCTGACCTGCGCCACGGCCTCCCGCTGGTCGAGCCCCAGATTCGTGTAGACCTCGGGGTTCACGAAGGCCACCGAGAACACCCGGGCGAACTCCCCGGAGGTGACCCGGGTGAACTCCTGGGACCACTTCGGCGCCGTCACCATCTGCCGGCGCAGCTCCTCACGGGCGTAGCGGACATGGCGCGCCTCCTCCACCACATGGATCCGCGTCACGCCCCGCACCAGCGGCTGCACCCGCTCGTCCGGGAACGTCAGCCGCTGCATCCAGTCCAGGACCTCCTCGCCGAGCAGCGTCGCCGTGAAGGAGCCCGGCGTCGTGGAGATCGTCTTGAACAGCCGCCCCAGGTTGTGGTGCGCTCGGCTCACCGGGTACCACGGCGTATCCCCGCGGGAGATCAGCCGCGCGAACATCTTCGAGTGCCGGCACTCGTCCTCGATCTCGGTCAGCGCGTACCGCACATGGGCGCTCGTCGCCGCCTTGTCGTAGATGTGCCGCACCAGCAGCTGCATCAGGATCAGCTCGAACCAGATCCCCAGGGAGGCCAGCGCCGCCGCCTCGTGCTGCGAGAGCAGGATCCGCTGCTCCTCGCTCATCCGCTTCCAGATCGGGGTGTCGTACAGCGACACCAGCTCCGGCGGCCAGAACCACTTGCCCTCCTCGAAGGGCGCGTCCCAGTCCAGCTCCTTGTCGGGGTCGAAGGAGTGCTTCGCGGAGGAGTCGAGCAGCCGCTCGGCCACCTGCTCCCGGTCCTTGAGCAGGCCCAGCGCGTCGCGCAGCCCCTCCAGTGCGTCGGCGTCCGTGAGCGTCGTCATGGTTCTCCCAACTCGTCACCCGGGGTCACATCCTCCGTCCCCTTATGAGACTGCCTGTCAGCAAGCTCGTCAATCCCTCGCGCGGCACTTGTTGACCCCGCGTCTACCGCGCGGGAGCCTGCGAGACATGGCGACCTACGACCTGTACGCCACCGACCCGGGAGACCCCCACTGGCAGGTGCCGGCGACCGGCGCGGCCCGCTTCGCCTGGGAGTACGACGACGGCCGTGACCGTCTGCTCGCCCTCTACCAGAAGGGCAAGGACAAGCAGTGGGACGGACAGAAGCGCATCGACTGGACCCTTGAGGTGGACCCCTACGACCCGCTCGGCACCCCCGACGAGGCGATGTCCCTCTACGGCACCCGGCACTGGGCGAAACTGACCGACGCCGACAAGGGCGAGTTACGGCGCCACTACGCCTCCTGGCAGTTCAGCCAGTTCCTCCACGGCGAACAGGGCGCGATGGTCTGCGCCGCGCGCATCGTGGAGTCGGTCCCGGACCTGGACGCCAAGTTCTACTCGGCGACCCAGACGATGGACGAGGCCCGGCACGCCGAGATCTACGGCCGCTTCCTGCACGAGAAGATCGGGATGCTCTACCCGGTCAACGACAACCTCCGGTCCCTGCTCGGCGACACCCTCCGCGACAGCCGCTGGGATATGCCCTACCTCGGCATGCAGGTCCTCATCGAGGGCCTCGCCCTCGCCGCGTTCGGCATGATCCGCGACACCACGGACAAGCCCCTGCCCCAGCAGATCCTCGCCTACGTCATGCAGGACGAGGCCCGCCACGTGGCCTTCGGCCGCATGGCACTGCGCGACTACTACAAGCAGCTCACCGACGCCGAACTCCGCGAACGCGAGGAGTTCGTCATCGAGGGCTGCTACCTGATGCGCGACCGCCTGCGCGGCGTCGAGGTCCTGGAGAACTTCGGCATCCCCACCGCCGAGGCCGAGGAGTACAGCGAACGGTCCGAATTCCTGGCCCTGTTCCGCCAGTTGCTGTTCTCCCGCATCGTCCCCTGCGTCAAGGACATCGGCCTGTGGGGCAAGCGCCTCCAGCAGGCCTACGTCGACATGGGCGTCTTCGAGATGGGCAACTCCAACCTCGATCTCCTGATGACCGAGGACGAGGAGATCGCCGAGAAACTGGACACGGAGCGGTTCGCTGCGGAGGAGCGGAAGCGGGTCGCGGAGGTGGTGGAGATGGTCGAGGCGGGTCAATGCGGCGCTGGGTGATCACTCGTTCGACGGGCGCTTGGGCATATCCAACTGGGTAGGCTGGATGTGCCAGGCAGACTCCGTCACGTGGGAGTACCTATGAGCGCCGCACGCGAGTACGGGTTGGACGAGGACTACGAGTGGCCCCGTCCGCCGGTCGGCGGCTGGACGGCGGACGACCTGGACGAACTCCCGAATCTGCCTCCGCACACGGAGCTGATCGACGGGAGTCTCGTTTTCGTGAGTCCGCAGACTCGTTTTCACATGCGCACGATCCGGCTTCTGGAATACGCCTTGCTCAGTCAGGTCCCAGATGCGTACGACGTCGACCGGGAGTTCAGCGTCAGGCTCGACCGACGCAACCGGCCAGAGCCTGACGTCCTGGTGTTCCGGAAAGACGCGGATACCGGCCCTCGGCAGACCTGGCATCACGCCGAGTCCGTCATCCTCGCCATCGAGGTCGTCTCCGAGGACTCCCTGGAGCGCGATCGGGAGGTCAAGCCTCGCAAGTACGCGGCAGCGGGTATTCCCCATTTCTGGCGCGTGGAGGAGAGTCAGGGGTTGCCGGTCGTCTACACCTACGAACTCGATCGGTCCACGGACACATACAGCCCGATCGGCATCCATCACGACCGGCTGAAGGTGACCGTTCCGTTCCCGCTCGCCATCGACCTCACCGCGATCAACCGCCGACCGCCGGTTGCCCCTCCGAAGCCTCCGCAGGGAACGACGTCCGCAGAGTGAAGGCGTACGGCGTGGGCCCGTTCGCCCGCAGGTGCAGCAGACGCTCCTCCGCCTCGGCGACCGTCGGCCGGTGTCCTGCCGGGACCCACCACATGGCCATCATCGCCTCCTCGACCTTCTCGAACCATTCGCGGCGGCGGGCCAGCATCTCGCGGTGACGGCCCTGGTACATGTACGCCGTCAGGGAGTCGGTGTCCCGCCACACCGACATGTTGATGATCAGCCACTCGTCCCCCAGGACAGGGATGTCGGTCGCGTCGCCGCCCTCGCTCTGGAGGCGCCAGACGAATCCGTCGGCGGAGTCGGCGTCGGCGTTCACCGGATCGAGCGCGTCGACGAAATCCTTCAACTGCGGTGAGTCCAGCGGGAACTTGAGGCGGGCTATGTTGACTTCGGCAAGCTCGAATGCGGCAGTCATAGACCGAACGGTAGGTCGGGCGCACCGGGTGCGGGAACCCCCGTCTCACCCACCGAGCACCGCCTTCATCACCTCCCGCGCGATCGGCGCCGCGTCCCCGCCCCCGCTGATCTCCCCACGGTCCGCCTCCGCGTCCTCCACCACCACCGCGACCGCCACCTTCGGCGTCACGTCCCGCTCACCCTCCGCCCATGACACGAACCAGGCATACGGCGTACCGGAGTTGTCGATCCCGTGCTGCGCGGTACCGGTCTTCCCGCCGACGGTCACCCCGTCGATCGCCGCGTTCGCCCCGGTGCCCTCCCGCACCACGTCCGTCATCAACTCCCGCAGCCGCAGCGCGGTCGCCGGATGCATCGCCTGCCGCACCGGACGGGATCCGGCCGTGGCCAGCGTCGCGCCCCCCGAACGCACGGTCCGCTCCACCAGATACGGCTCGCGCACCTGCCCCCCGCTCGCCACCGCCGCCGCCACCATCGCCATCTGCAGGGGCGTGGCCCGCGTGTTGTACTGCCCGATCGCCGACAGCGCGAGCTGCGCCCGGTCGACCGTCGTGTCGAAGGTGCTCGGCGCCACCGAGTACGGGATCCGCACCCCCGCGTCATTGAATCCGAACGCCTGCGCCGTAGCCGCCAGATCGGCCACCCCCACCCGCACCCCCAGCTTCGCGAACACCGTGTTGCACGACCACATGAACGCGGCCCGCAGGGACGCGTCCGCGCACCCCCTCGCCTCGTTCGTCAGGCTCGTCGAACTACCCGGCAGCGTGTACGGGTCGGGGGAGTCGGTCGGCTCGTCGACATCCCCGACCACCCCCGCGTCCAGCGCCGCCGCCGCGGTCACCACCTTGAAGGTCGACCCCGGCGGATACGTCTGCCGCACCGCCCGGTTGAGCATCGGCTTGTCCGGGTCCTCGTTCAGCCCGATCCAGGACCGCGCCACCGTCGGCCCGTTCCCCGACAGCGCCTCCGGGTTGTACGAGGGGGTCGACACCAGCGCCAGGATCCGCCCCGTCGACGGCTCCACCGCTGCCACCGCGCCCTTGCGCCCGCCGAGCCCGTCGTAGGCCGCCCCCTGCGCGCCCGCGTGCAGCGTCGTCACCACGTCGCCGCCCGGATTGCGCGCCCGGGTCAAGTCGCCCAGCAGCGGGAACGGCGACAGCATCGGATCGTCGCCCGACAGCACCCCGTCCTCGGCGTGCTCCAGCAGGCTCGTCCCGTACACCTGAGAGGCGAATCCGGTCACCGGCGCGTACAACGGGCCGTCCAGATAGGTGCGTTCGTAGCGGAGCTGCTCGCCGGTGTCCTTGGACCCGGTGACCGGCCGGCCGCCGACCAGGATGTCGCCGCGCGGCTGCCCGTACCGGGCAATGGTCTGCCGCCGGTTGGCCGGGTTCTCGTCGTACTCGCCCGACTCGAAGACCTGGATGCGGGTGGCGTTCACCAGCAGCGCCCCCAGCAGCAGGGCGCAGAAGACGGCCGCGAGCCGGATGTGCCGGGTCACGCGGCCGCCGTCCCGTCCGTCTCGTATTGCCCGCGCGCCGAGTCGCTCAGCCTGACCAGCAGTGCCACGATCGCCCAGTTGGTGACCACCGAGGAACCGCCCTGCGCCAGGAACGGCATCGCCATGCCGGTCAGCGGGATCAGCCCGGTCACCCCGCCCGCGATCACGAACACCTGGAGCGCGACGATCGAGGCGAGCCCCACCGCGAGCAGTTGCCCGAAGGGGTCGCGCAGCGCGAGGCCCGCCCGGTAACCCCGCTCCACCAGCAGTCCGTAGAGCAGGAAGATCGCGGACAGTCCGGCCAGGCCCAGTTCCTCGCCCGCGGTGGCCAGGATGAAGTCCGACTTCACGGCGAACCCGATCAGTACGGAGTGGCCGAGTCCGAGGCCGGTGCCGAGCATGCCGCCGGACGCGAAGGCGAACAGCGACTGGGAGAGCTGGTTGGGGCCCTGTCCCGCCTCGATCGAGGCGAGCGGATGCAGCCAGTCCTCGACCCTGCTGTGCACGTGCGGTTCCAGCCAGCCAACGGCGACCGCGCCGAGGGCCGCCAGCAGCAGGCCCACGGCGATCCATCCGGTGCGCCCGGTGGCGACGTACAGCAGGACCACGAACAGGCCGAAGAACAGCAGCGAGGTGCCGAGGTCCCGTTCCAGGATCAGTACGCCGACGCTCAGCAGCCAGATCGCGACGATCGGCCCGAGCACCCGCCCGGTCGGCAGTTGCAGCCGCCAGACCCGGCGGCCCGCATAGGCCAGCGCTCCTCGGTTGGCGGCCAGATAGGCGGCGAAGAACACCGCGAGCAGCACCTTCGCGAACTCGCCCGGCTGGATGGAGAATCCGGCGATCCGGATCCAGATCCGGGCCCCGTTCACCGCGGGGAAAAGGATCGGCAGGATCAGCAGGCCGAGGGCGCCGACCACGCTGACGTACGCATAGCGCTGAAGGACCCGATGGTCGCGCAACAGCAGCACGGTCACGATGAAGAAGGCCACCCCCAGTGTGGACCACACGAGTTGGGCGGGCGCCGCCCGGTCGCCCGGGGTCTCCAGGTCGAGCCGGTAGATCAGGACCAGGCCGAGGCCGTTGAGCAGCACGCCGATCGGCAGCAGCAGCGGGTCCGCGCACGGCGCCCGGAACCGCACCGCCAGATGGGCGACGAGCGCCAGCACACCGAGCCCGGCGCCGTAACCGGCGGCGCCGGGCGGGACGGTGCCGGCACGGGCGAGGCCGACAGCGCAGTAGCCGTACACGGAGAGCAGGACGGCCACGACGATGAGGGCGAGTTCGATGCCACGGCGCCGGGGGAGGCGTACGGCGGGAGCGGGTGTGTCCGCTCGTGCCACGGTGGTTCCGGCCTTGCTCATGTCCGGAACTTACCCAAATAGGGCGTCTTGTGTGCCTTGCGGCTCAGCACCAGCGTGGCGCGGGCCCGATGTTGTTGATGTAGCGGGCGGCGCCCCAGGCCCAGGTGCCGTCGGGCAGGAGGTACCAGAGCGGGTTGCCCTGGATGTTCTGGCCGACCGTCTTGCAGAAGATCTTCACGATCTGCCCGCGGTGCGCGGTCCGGATGACCTGGCTCCCCCGGTTGGGCGCGCTGCGCAGCAGCAGGGTGTCAGCGGTCACGACGCCCTTGTAGAGCCGGGGGTGCTTCTGGTGATGCCCGCCCCAGTCCTCACCGGCGACAGCGGGAGCGGCGGCAGCGGCGGCGACGAGCGCGCCGGCGACGATGGATATGGAGAGACGGGAGCGG
Encoded proteins:
- a CDS encoding penicillin-binding transpeptidase domain-containing protein produces the protein MTRHIRLAAVFCALLLGALLVNATRIQVFESGEYDENPANRRQTIARYGQPRGDILVGGRPVTGSKDTGEQLRYERTYLDGPLYAPVTGFASQVYGTSLLEHAEDGVLSGDDPMLSPFPLLGDLTRARNPGGDVVTTLHAGAQGAAYDGLGGRKGAVAAVEPSTGRILALVSTPSYNPEALSGNGPTVARSWIGLNEDPDKPMLNRAVRQTYPPGSTFKVVTAAAALDAGVVGDVDEPTDSPDPYTLPGSSTSLTNEARGCADASLRAAFMWSCNTVFAKLGVRVGVADLAATAQAFGFNDAGVRIPYSVAPSTFDTTVDRAQLALSAIGQYNTRATPLQMAMVAAAVASGGQVREPYLVERTVRSGGATLATAGSRPVRQAMHPATALRLRELMTDVVREGTGANAAIDGVTVGGKTGTAQHGIDNSGTPYAWFVSWAEGERDVTPKVAVAVVVEDAEADRGEISGGGDAAPIAREVMKAVLGG
- a CDS encoding SH3 domain-containing protein, yielding MSLRSRLSISIVAGALVAAAAAAPAVAGEDWGGHHQKHPRLYKGVVTADTLLLRSAPNRGSQVIRTAHRGQIVKIFCKTVGQNIQGNPLWYLLPDGTWAWGAARYINNIGPAPRWC
- a CDS encoding FtsW/RodA/SpoVE family cell cycle protein gives rise to the protein MSKAGTTVARADTPAPAVRLPRRRGIELALIVVAVLLSVYGYCAVGLARAGTVPPGAAGYGAGLGVLALVAHLAVRFRAPCADPLLLPIGVLLNGLGLVLIYRLDLETPGDRAAPAQLVWSTLGVAFFIVTVLLLRDHRVLQRYAYVSVVGALGLLILPILFPAVNGARIWIRIAGFSIQPGEFAKVLLAVFFAAYLAANRGALAYAGRRVWRLQLPTGRVLGPIVAIWLLSVGVLILERDLGTSLLFFGLFVVLLYVATGRTGWIAVGLLLAALGAVAVGWLEPHVHSRVEDWLHPLASIEAGQGPNQLSQSLFAFASGGMLGTGLGLGHSVLIGFAVKSDFILATAGEELGLAGLSAIFLLYGLLVERGYRAGLALRDPFGQLLAVGLASIVALQVFVIAGGVTGLIPLTGMAMPFLAQGGSSVVTNWAIVALLVRLSDSARGQYETDGTAAA